The genomic window TCGACCGCCTTTGCGACCCTGAACGGCATCCGGGTGGCCACCGAAGCGCTTGATCATGACGTAAACCATTTGATTGAAGCTGAACTTCAGAGTATAACCACCCAATCTTAGTATTTTCACGGAACGCTTGCATGGAACCGAAACGTACAGTTTCAATTATTGGAACGGGATCGTATGTGCCTGAAAAGGTGCTGACGAACCACGATCTTGAGGAGATGGTCGACACCTCCGACGAGTGGATCCACTCCCGTACCGGTATGCGCGAGCGCCATATTGCCGCGGAAAACCAGGCCGCATCCGACCTCGGGGCCGAAGCCGCCCAAAAGGCCTTGGCCGACGCCGGAATCCGTGCCGACGAAATCGATCTCATTGTCGTTGCAACGCTCTCCCCCGATATGTTTTTCCCCAGCACCGCCTGCTTTGTGCAGGAAAAAATCGGTGCAAAAAACGCGTATTGCTACGACCTCGGCGCGGCCTGCTCGGGCTTTCTCTATGCGCTGGACAATGCCAAGAACCAGATTGCCAGCGGTGCGGTTGAAACCGCCCTGGTGATCGGTACGGAAAAAATGAGCGCCTTCCTCGATTGGGAAGACCGCACCACCTGCATTCTTTTCGGCGACGGAGCCGGGGCGGCGGTGTTGCGCGCCAGCGACGAAGGCCGGGGCATCATGAAATCCGTGATGGGTTCCGATGGCTCCCTGGCCGAGCTGCTCCAGACTCCGGGCGGCGGCAGCCGCAACCCGATGACCCACGGGATGCTCGACCAGAAGCAGCAATTCCTGAGGATGCAGGGGCGCGATGTGTTCAAGCACGCCGTCACCCGCATGACCGAATCCGTTGTCCAGGCCTTGGAAAAGAACGGCGTTTCGGCGGACGAGGTTAAATGCTTCATTCCGCACCAGGCCAATATCCGCATCATCGATGCCATTGCGAAGCGCCTCAAGGTTGCCGACCGCATGTATACCAATGTCGATAAATACGCCAACACCTCCTCGGCCGCCCTCGCGATTGCGCTGGACGAGGCCGTAAAGGATGGAACCATTGCCAAGGGCGACCTGGTTGTCCTGACCGTTTTCGGTGGAGGCTTCACGTGGGGCGCAAATGTTTTGGAGTGGGGGAAGTAATGAAAAGAGCAATTGTTTTTCCGGGGCAAGGTTCCCAGGTGGTCGGAATGGGCAAGGATCTCGCGGATGCGATTCCCGAGTGCAAGGCGCTGTTCGACCAGGCCAACGAAATCCTCGGCTACGACCTCGCCGGCATCTGTTTCGAAGGGCCGCAGGAGGAACTCAACAAGTCCAACCATGCCCAGCTTGGAATTTTTGTTGCCAGCGCGGCGGCTTTCAAGGCCTTGGAGCTCAAGCAACCCGGTCTCGAATACGACGTTCTCGCCGGGCACAGCCTCGGTGAATGGACGGCGCTGCATATTGCTGGCGTGGTTGGCTTCGAGGATGCCATCAAGATATTGAAGGCCCGCGGCGAATTCATGCAGGCCGCCTGCGTCGAGAATCCGGGCGCCATGCTGGCCGTGATGAACCTCGATGGCGACAAGCTCGTCGAAATCGCCACCGAAGCCGGTTGCAACGTGGCCAACTTCAATTCGCTGGCGCAAACCGTTCTTTCCGGCACGGCCGAATCCATCGATAAGGCCGAGGTGCTTTGCCAGGAGGCCGGCGCCAAGCGTTCCATCCGCCTTCCGGTTGCCGGCGCGTTCCATTCGCCGCTGATGCAGCCTGCCGCCGACCGGATGGATGCCTTCCTCGCCGATGTCGAATTGGCCGCGCCCAAGGTTCCTGTGCTTTCCAATGTTACCGCCGATGTGCATGAGGCTGCCGCGATTCGCGGCAACATGGTCAAGCAGATCACGTCTTCCGTGCAGTGGGTCTCCTCCGTCCAAAAGCTGGTTGCCGACGGCGTGGAGGAAATCGTCGAATGCGGTCCGGGCAAGGTTTTGGCTGGACTTATAAAGCGTATTGACAAGAGTGCGGCAGTCCGTAACATCGGCCAACTTTCCGATTTAGAAAACCAATAGGGGAACACCATGTTTGAATTGAACGATAAAGTCGCAATGGTAACCGGCGCCGCCCGCGGGCTGGGCCAGGCCATTGCCGTCAAGCTGGCCGAAGCCGGCGCCGATATCGCCCTGTGCGATCTCAACGCCGAATGGCTCGAGGAGACCGCAGGCAAGGTCAAGGCGATCGGCCGCAAGGTTGAATGCTATGGCGTGAATGTGGCCGACGGCGACAGCGTGACCGAAGGCGTAAAGGCCATCACCAAGGATTTCGGTAAAATCGACGTACTGGTTAACAATGCCGGCATCACCAAGGACGGCCTGCTCATGCGCATGAGCGAGGACGATTGGGATGCGGTGCTCAACGTCAACCTCAAAGGCGTGTTCCTTTGCACCAAGGCGGCCATGCGCGGCATGATGAAGCAGCGTTCCGGAACCATCGTGAACATTGCCTCCGTGATCGGCTTGATGGGCAACGCCGGCCAGGCCAACTATGCGGCCTCCAAGGGCGGGGTGATTTCCTTCAGCAAGACCGTCGCGAAGGAGCTGGCATCGCGCAACGTGCGTTGCAACGCGGTTGCCCCGGGCTTCATCCGCACGGCCATGACCGATGCGCTGGATGAAGAGGTGCAGGGCAAGATGAAGGAGCTGATTCCGCTCAACCGTTTCGGCGAGCCGGAAGATGTTGCGAACGTAGTACTGTTTTTGGCTAGTGATGCCTCCGCGTATGTTACAGGACAAGTCCTCTCGACATGCGGCGGCATGGTAATGTAACACTTGTTGTGTAAACCTAGGAATAAGGAGAATAGAAATGGCACTTGCAGATAAAGTTAAAGATATCATCGTTGAGCAACTCGGCGTTAATGCGGATCAGGTTGTTGAAGGTGCTTCCTTCATCGAAGACCTCGGAGCGGATTCCCTCGACACCGTGGAGCTGGTTATGGCGTTCGAAGAAGAATTCGGTGCGGAAATCCCGGATGAAGATGCTGAAAAGCTGACTTCCGTTGGCGGCGTCATCAGCTACCTGACGGAAAAGGGTTTCGAGTAAACCCAGCTGAAGTTTTTATAGTGGCCGGAACTGCCCCGAACGGGTGTTCCGGCCATTTCAGCATTAAATACGATCGAGGTTCGGAGCATGAGTGGACGTAAAGTTGTAGTTACCGGTTTGGGCGTGGTTTCGCCTGTCGCAAGCGAGCTTGATAGGTTCTGGGAAGGCATCAAGAACGGCAAGTCTGGCATCTCCCGTGTCCAGGGCATGGATGATATCGATCAGTATGCCGTACAGATCGCCGGCGAGATTCGCGATCTGGACATCGATAAATACGTTGAGCCAAAGGAGGCCCGCAAGATGGATCCGTTTTCCA from Pontiella desulfatans includes these protein-coding regions:
- the fabD gene encoding ACP S-malonyltransferase, translating into MKRAIVFPGQGSQVVGMGKDLADAIPECKALFDQANEILGYDLAGICFEGPQEELNKSNHAQLGIFVASAAAFKALELKQPGLEYDVLAGHSLGEWTALHIAGVVGFEDAIKILKARGEFMQAACVENPGAMLAVMNLDGDKLVEIATEAGCNVANFNSLAQTVLSGTAESIDKAEVLCQEAGAKRSIRLPVAGAFHSPLMQPAADRMDAFLADVELAAPKVPVLSNVTADVHEAAAIRGNMVKQITSSVQWVSSVQKLVADGVEEIVECGPGKVLAGLIKRIDKSAAVRNIGQLSDLENQ
- the fabG gene encoding 3-oxoacyl-[acyl-carrier-protein] reductase, with translation MFELNDKVAMVTGAARGLGQAIAVKLAEAGADIALCDLNAEWLEETAGKVKAIGRKVECYGVNVADGDSVTEGVKAITKDFGKIDVLVNNAGITKDGLLMRMSEDDWDAVLNVNLKGVFLCTKAAMRGMMKQRSGTIVNIASVIGLMGNAGQANYAASKGGVISFSKTVAKELASRNVRCNAVAPGFIRTAMTDALDEEVQGKMKELIPLNRFGEPEDVANVVLFLASDASAYVTGQVLSTCGGMVM
- a CDS encoding acyl carrier protein, coding for MALADKVKDIIVEQLGVNADQVVEGASFIEDLGADSLDTVELVMAFEEEFGAEIPDEDAEKLTSVGGVISYLTEKGFE
- a CDS encoding beta-ketoacyl-ACP synthase III yields the protein MEPKRTVSIIGTGSYVPEKVLTNHDLEEMVDTSDEWIHSRTGMRERHIAAENQAASDLGAEAAQKALADAGIRADEIDLIVVATLSPDMFFPSTACFVQEKIGAKNAYCYDLGAACSGFLYALDNAKNQIASGAVETALVIGTEKMSAFLDWEDRTTCILFGDGAGAAVLRASDEGRGIMKSVMGSDGSLAELLQTPGGGSRNPMTHGMLDQKQQFLRMQGRDVFKHAVTRMTESVVQALEKNGVSADEVKCFIPHQANIRIIDAIAKRLKVADRMYTNVDKYANTSSAALAIALDEAVKDGTIAKGDLVVLTVFGGGFTWGANVLEWGK